In the genome of Desulfatirhabdium butyrativorans DSM 18734, one region contains:
- a CDS encoding SoxR reducing system RseC family protein, with amino-acid sequence MPIEEGVVLKRIDDKGLALVKTVRSTACDHCAAKHACSTQDAVTEMEVEAVNTAQASPGDRVQLSIASRTLLSAAFLLYVLPILAMAAGAALGDHLGSLVGLDPTLSSIALALAAFAVVFCLIRMYANRKASGNAYRPKITRILKRQAEPSP; translated from the coding sequence TTGCCGATCGAAGAAGGGGTTGTCCTGAAACGGATCGATGATAAAGGGCTTGCGCTCGTCAAGACCGTTCGAAGCACGGCCTGTGATCATTGCGCGGCCAAGCATGCCTGCTCCACCCAGGATGCCGTTACCGAAATGGAGGTGGAAGCCGTGAATACGGCCCAAGCCTCCCCCGGAGATCGGGTTCAGCTCAGCATCGCATCCCGGACACTCCTTAGCGCCGCTTTCCTGCTCTATGTCCTCCCCATTCTCGCCATGGCTGCAGGCGCAGCCCTCGGGGATCACCTCGGATCGCTCGTAGGATTGGATCCGACGCTCAGCAGCATCGCGCTCGCCCTGGCCGCATTCGCCGTCGTTTTTTGCCTGATCCGCATGTATGCCAACCGCAAGGCCAGCGGAAACGCTTACCGCCCCAAAATCACCCGCATCCTGAAACGGCAGGCGGAGCCTTCCCCGTGA
- a CDS encoding FAD-dependent oxidoreductase, with protein MIEAVLMMGGLGVVVGTGLAAASKIFYVYVDPLIEAIEGELPGANCGGCGFAGCSANAAAIAAGKSSPDSCVAASPEVAEAIARLLGVSVGAKDREISRLGCTYSVDQAETKFRYDGVRDCRAAMLMNGGTKVCEIGCLGLGSCVKACMFGALSIGPQGLPVVDEAKCTGCGACERTCPKHIIRLSSITRRLLHEYTTEDCTTPCQRTCPAGIDIAEYIRLIGLKQYHESVQVIKERNPFPTVIGRICPRPCETQCRRQLADEPVAINGLKRFAADYERSTGKRILPRKAPSSGKKIAVVGGGVEGLSAAYFSTRLGHEVTVFEATGRLGGLLRSAIARNRLPLEILDWDIDGVLEMGVEARLNTLVGKDVALTELFAQGYDAVLLASGGWDSRLARGAIGRIEQPVPGIYLLIDALRFGPTDTPSWQGHVVIAGGEAAAIEAAVKIKQTGADRVTILYREDEALLPASITKAQLPDGISIIYRAGVQKLKGESQHLKAIEYVNTGNGISHTLDAEALILAAGRFPELIVTPAPKPEASETPGDEAAALLWEAIAPYRHPDYADQKGWLGEGDTLSDFSGAIRAIAAGRREAASVHQRMHGIPLSFPETILTPHSIFQNVDHVESVAPAPRQIMPVSNPDSRLPDTEIEIGFSEETALKEASRCLQCGLICYRKSPMAAVAN; from the coding sequence ATGATCGAAGCCGTACTCATGATGGGCGGGCTGGGTGTGGTCGTAGGAACGGGGCTGGCCGCAGCATCCAAAATTTTCTACGTCTATGTCGATCCGTTGATCGAAGCCATCGAAGGTGAGCTTCCCGGCGCCAATTGCGGCGGGTGCGGGTTTGCCGGATGCAGCGCCAACGCTGCCGCCATCGCCGCCGGAAAATCCTCTCCGGATTCCTGCGTGGCCGCAAGCCCCGAAGTGGCGGAAGCCATCGCCAGGCTGCTCGGCGTATCGGTCGGCGCAAAAGACAGGGAAATTTCCCGTCTGGGTTGCACCTACAGCGTCGATCAGGCCGAAACCAAATTCCGCTATGACGGGGTGAGGGATTGCCGGGCAGCCATGCTGATGAACGGCGGAACGAAAGTCTGTGAAATCGGCTGCCTCGGGCTGGGAAGCTGCGTCAAAGCCTGCATGTTCGGCGCCTTGTCCATCGGACCGCAGGGACTCCCTGTGGTCGATGAAGCCAAATGCACCGGATGCGGGGCCTGCGAGCGGACCTGCCCAAAACACATCATCCGGCTGAGCTCGATCACCCGAAGGCTCCTCCATGAATACACCACCGAGGACTGCACAACCCCCTGCCAGCGAACCTGCCCCGCAGGCATCGACATTGCCGAATACATCCGCCTGATCGGGCTGAAGCAGTATCACGAGAGCGTGCAGGTCATCAAGGAGCGCAATCCCTTCCCGACAGTCATCGGCCGCATCTGCCCCAGACCCTGTGAAACCCAGTGCAGGAGGCAGCTTGCGGACGAACCGGTTGCGATCAACGGCCTGAAACGCTTTGCCGCCGATTACGAAAGATCGACCGGAAAGCGGATTCTACCCCGGAAAGCCCCGTCAAGCGGGAAAAAGATCGCTGTGGTCGGCGGAGGGGTCGAAGGATTGTCCGCCGCTTATTTCAGCACCCGCCTGGGGCATGAGGTCACGGTGTTCGAGGCCACCGGCCGGCTTGGCGGTTTGCTGCGAAGCGCCATCGCCCGAAACCGGCTGCCGCTGGAGATTCTGGATTGGGATATCGACGGCGTTCTGGAAATGGGGGTAGAGGCCCGCCTCAACACCCTTGTCGGAAAAGACGTGGCGTTGACCGAATTGTTCGCCCAGGGGTATGACGCCGTGCTGCTGGCTTCGGGCGGTTGGGATTCCCGATTGGCCAGGGGAGCGATTGGACGGATCGAGCAGCCGGTGCCGGGGATCTATCTGCTGATCGATGCCTTGCGATTCGGTCCGACGGATACGCCTTCCTGGCAGGGGCATGTCGTTATTGCAGGCGGTGAAGCGGCCGCCATCGAGGCCGCCGTAAAGATCAAGCAGACCGGAGCTGACCGGGTGACCATCCTGTACCGGGAAGATGAAGCCCTGCTGCCCGCATCGATCACCAAGGCCCAATTGCCGGATGGCATTTCCATCATCTACCGGGCCGGCGTCCAGAAACTCAAGGGCGAATCACAGCATCTGAAGGCAATCGAATACGTCAACACCGGAAACGGCATCAGCCATACGCTCGATGCAGAGGCCCTCATTCTTGCCGCAGGTCGTTTTCCGGAATTGATCGTGACACCCGCGCCCAAACCGGAAGCCTCCGAGACGCCAGGCGATGAGGCCGCAGCGCTGTTGTGGGAAGCCATCGCGCCGTATCGGCATCCGGATTACGCCGATCAAAAAGGCTGGCTGGGTGAAGGCGACACGCTTTCCGATTTCAGCGGCGCCATCCGCGCCATTGCCGCAGGCAGAAGGGAAGCGGCCTCCGTCCACCAGCGCATGCACGGCATTCCGCTCAGTTTTCCCGAAACCATCCTCACGCCCCACAGCATTTTTCAGAATGTGGATCATGTGGAAAGCGTTGCCCCTGCGCCCCGGCAGATCATGCCGGTATCGAATCCCGATTCGAGGCTTCCGGACACGGAAATCGAAATCGGGTTCAGCGAGGAGACGGCGCTGAAGGAGGCATCGAGATGCCTGCAATGCGGATTGATCTGCTATCGCAAATCACCGATGGCTGCCGTGGCGAATTGA
- a CDS encoding type II toxin-antitoxin system RelE/ParE family toxin, whose translation MKDAARSRGTRDIRPFCEAVMVHNVPTGILCFYLTHLESYDYSHSMYIVQQTETFIKWISRIKDIRTRIAIARRIERAQAGNLGDHKSVGTDVWEMRLPIGPGYRIYYTQRNNNLIILLVGGRKSSQQKDIIRAKELAKEYQT comes from the coding sequence ATGAAGGATGCAGCACGATCCCGCGGCACGCGGGATATCCGGCCTTTTTGCGAAGCCGTCATGGTTCACAATGTTCCAACTGGCATCCTTTGTTTTTACTTGACACATCTGGAATCCTACGACTACAGTCACTCCATGTATATCGTTCAACAAACAGAAACATTCATAAAATGGATTTCCCGAATAAAGGATATTCGTACAAGAATCGCAATTGCCCGTCGTATCGAAAGAGCTCAGGCCGGCAATCTGGGCGACCACAAATCTGTGGGCACCGATGTATGGGAAATGCGTCTTCCCATAGGCCCCGGTTATCGAATTTACTATACCCAACGAAATAACAACCTCATCATTTTACTGGTTGGCGGGCGCAAATCCAGCCAACAAAAAGACATTATCCGTGCCAAAGAACTTGCAAAGGAGTATCAAACATGA
- a CDS encoding response regulator — protein sequence MNPTAKIMVIDDEKGICRNVEKILSKNHYDVVCALSAAEALEKMKQESFNLMISDIVMPEMNGLELLKQVKQNWPQTKALMMTAYASTDTAMKAIRLGALDYVPKPFTPEELRTSVEKALEGQLVEVKPSPEEIEIINVIDIDMPFDGDEVATYTGEDYVRTLGRSDMPIVEVKMPEHLENYCSVGEMVCDIFKKLGGTCKVGTKTHACPQKKARKPESGADTPKMDRSGWIGIDMPFNYDEVVAVTGPEYVAHLNADSIGYVPYEELKRNVAKMLGEKPLVIDVDMPFDPQEVARTTGVTYVKTLGPSDMPVVSVTVPEAIENYCSVGEMVCDIFKKLGGTCKAGTKTRVCPQKKAKQAKSVSQPAVYSGDLIAVDMPFRFDEVAEVTGREYAMHLEGEQMVIPYPELKQRVAAMLAQSEGAGVREKTSVRRSALIVDDEVGINNNIRKILEKKGYSVDQAVSKAEALERVESTSYPIIMLDLKMPGVNGLELLQAIRSRRPESMIVIITGYASIETAVESARMGAVGYVSKPFTPDEIRKAADEALRLAA from the coding sequence ATGAATCCAACTGCAAAAATCATGGTTATCGACGATGAAAAAGGGATCTGCCGGAATGTGGAAAAAATCCTGTCCAAAAATCATTACGATGTGGTTTGCGCGCTGAGCGCCGCAGAGGCCCTCGAAAAAATGAAGCAGGAGTCCTTTAACCTGATGATATCCGATATCGTCATGCCGGAAATGAATGGTCTCGAACTGCTGAAGCAGGTCAAGCAGAACTGGCCGCAAACGAAGGCTCTGATGATGACCGCCTATGCCTCAACCGATACGGCCATGAAGGCGATTCGGCTGGGTGCGCTGGATTATGTTCCCAAACCGTTCACGCCGGAAGAGCTGCGAACCAGCGTCGAGAAGGCGCTTGAAGGACAACTGGTCGAGGTCAAGCCGTCTCCGGAGGAAATCGAGATCATCAATGTCATCGATATCGACATGCCGTTCGATGGCGATGAGGTGGCCACCTATACCGGGGAAGATTATGTCCGGACGCTGGGCAGATCCGATATGCCGATCGTTGAAGTGAAAATGCCGGAACACCTCGAGAACTATTGCTCCGTCGGCGAGATGGTCTGCGATATTTTCAAGAAGCTGGGCGGCACTTGCAAGGTGGGAACCAAGACCCATGCCTGTCCCCAGAAAAAGGCGCGGAAACCGGAATCGGGCGCCGATACCCCGAAAATGGATCGATCGGGATGGATTGGTATCGATATGCCATTCAATTACGATGAGGTGGTTGCCGTGACCGGCCCGGAATATGTTGCGCATCTGAATGCTGACAGCATCGGTTATGTGCCGTATGAGGAACTCAAGCGGAACGTCGCCAAAATGCTCGGCGAAAAGCCGCTCGTCATCGATGTGGATATGCCCTTTGATCCCCAAGAGGTGGCCAGGACAACGGGTGTGACCTATGTCAAAACGCTCGGGCCATCGGATATGCCGGTAGTAAGCGTTACCGTACCGGAAGCGATCGAAAATTATTGTTCCGTCGGCGAGATGGTCTGCGATATTTTCAAGAAACTGGGCGGCACCTGTAAGGCCGGCACAAAAACCCGGGTCTGTCCCCAGAAAAAGGCCAAACAGGCAAAATCGGTTTCACAGCCTGCCGTTTATTCCGGTGATCTGATTGCAGTGGACATGCCGTTTCGCTTTGATGAGGTGGCTGAAGTGACCGGCAGGGAGTATGCCATGCATCTGGAAGGGGAACAGATGGTGATCCCCTATCCGGAGTTGAAGCAGCGTGTGGCGGCGATGCTTGCCCAATCGGAAGGCGCGGGCGTCCGGGAAAAGACCTCCGTCAGGCGCAGTGCGCTGATTGTGGACGACGAAGTCGGCATCAACAACAACATCCGCAAAATTCTGGAGAAGAAGGGCTACAGCGTCGATCAGGCCGTCAGCAAGGCAGAGGCGCTCGAACGGGTCGAAAGCACATCCTACCCCATCATCATGCTGGATTTGAAGATGCCAGGCGTCAATGGACTCGAACTGCTGCAGGCCATCCGATCCCGCAGACCTGAATCCATGATCGTCATCATTACGGGATATGCGAGCATCGAAACCGCAGTGGAAAGTGCGCGCATGGGCGCCGTGGGCTATGTATCCAAGCCGTTTACACCCGATGAAATCCGCAAGGCTGCAGATGAAGCCTTGCGCCTGGCTGCATGA